Proteins from a genomic interval of Rosa chinensis cultivar Old Blush chromosome 2, RchiOBHm-V2, whole genome shotgun sequence:
- the LOC112185455 gene encoding NAC domain-containing protein 75 isoform X1 — translation MNKSNIRSSDLIDAKLEEHQMCGSKQCPGCGHKLEGKPDWLGLPAGVKFDPTDQELIEHLEAKVEAKDTKSHPLIDEFIPTIEGEDGICYTHPEKLPGVTRDGLSRHFFHRPSKAYTTGTRKRRKIQTECDHLQAGGETRWHKTGKTRPVMVNGKQKGCKKILVLYTNFGKNRKPEKTNWVMHQYHLGQHEEEKEGELVVSKIFYQTQPRQCNWSSERTSAASASLTGEGSSDLRRDSGGSGSCTSSKEIIVSHNTHLRDQHDQMSAAAAAQVNVIAQPLTSYNSIDMHQLKSDHFSFVPFRKSFDEVGIGEASTAREPSIASGTCEELRERPQLHHVAHDQLLHHHQHQQQVHHEQQQHQHGQSHHQQQIATAASFHISRPSHPISTIISPPPLHHTGTSIILDQDAYHVSRSIMLQNEHFQQQQQQQQQQQQQQHHKQMGGRSASGLEELIMACTSSSNVKEESSSMANPQEAEWMKYSSFWPDPDNPDHHG, via the exons ATGAACAAGAGTAATATCAGAAGCTCTGATCTCATTGATGCCAAGCTTGAAGAACACCAGATGTGTGGATCGAAGCAGTGCCCCGGTTGTGGACACAAACTTGAAGGAAAGCCG GACTGGTTAGGTCTACCAGCAGGAGTGAAATTTGACCCAACAGACCAAGAACTGATTGAACACCTTGAAGCAAAGGTAGAAGCCAAAGACACAAAGTCTCACCCTTTGATTGATGAGTTCATTCCTACCATTGAAGGAGAAGATGGCATTTGTTACACCCATCCTGAAAAACTTCCTG GAGTGACTAGAGATGGGTTGAGCAGGCACTTCTTCCACAGACCCTCCAAGGCTTACACAACCGGGACAAGAAAGAGGCGAAAAATCCAAACAGAATGTGACCACTTGCAAGCCGGCGGGGAGACACGGTGGCACAAGACCGGCAAAACCAGGCCGGTGATGGTGAATGGCAAGCAAAAAGGGTGCAAGAAAATCCTGGTCCTCTACACAAACTTTGGGAAGAATCGAAAACCAGAGAAGACAAACTGGGTGATGCACCAGTACCATCTGGGCCAGCacgaggaggagaaggaagggGAGCTCGTAGTTTCGAAGATATTCTATCAGACGCAGCCGAGACAATGCAACTGGTCGTCCGAGAGAACAAGTGCTGCAAGTGCAAGTTTAACTGGTGAAGGAAGTAGTGATTTGAGAAGAGATAGTGGTGGTAGTGGGAGTTGTACTTCTTCTAAGGAAATAATAGTATCCCATAATACTCATCTTCGGGATCAGCATGATCAAATGtccgcagcagcagcagctcaAGTTAATGTCATTGCTCAGCCATTAACAAGTTACAATTCCATAGATATGCATCAGTTGAAGTCCGACCATTTCAGCTTTGTCCCATTCAGAAAAAGCTTCGATGAG GTGGGGATAGGAGAGGCTTCAACGGCAAGGGAACCCAGCATTGCATCTGGCACGTGCGAAGAGCTGCGTGAGAGACCACAGCTTCATCATGTGGCACATGATCAACTGCTACATCATCACCAACATCAACAACAAGTACACCATGAGCAACAGCAACATCAGCATGGCCAATCACATCATCAACAACAAATAGCAACGGCGGCCAGCTTTCACATCAGTCGGCCTTCACACCCCATTTCCACAATCATCTCTCCGCCTCCTCTTCATCACACCGGCACCTCCATCATTCTCGATCAGGATGCGTACCATGTCTCCCGATCAATAATGCTCCAAAACGAACATTTCCAG cagcagcaacaacaacagcagcaacagcagcaacaacaacatcaTAAACAGATGGGAGGGAGGTCAGCATCTGGCTTGGAGGAGCTCATAATGGCCTGCACTTCATCGAGTAATGTCAAAGAA GAGTCATCATCCATGGCAAACCCTCAAGAGGCAGAGTGGATGAAGTACTCTTCATTCTGGCCTGACCCTGACAACCCAGATCATCATGGATAG
- the LOC112185455 gene encoding NAC domain-containing protein 75 isoform X2 — MNKSNIRSSDLIDAKLEEHQMCGSKQCPGCGHKLEGKPDWLGLPAGVKFDPTDQELIEHLEAKVEAKDTKSHPLIDEFIPTIEGEDGICYTHPEKLPGVTRDGLSRHFFHRPSKAYTTGTRKRRKIQTECDHLQAGGETRWHKTGKTRPVMVNGKQKGCKKILVLYTNFGKNRKPEKTNWVMHQYHLGQHEEEKEGELVVSKIFYQTQPRQCNWSSERTSAASASLTGEGSSDLRRDSGGSGSCTSSKEIIVSHNTHLRDQHDQMSAAAAAQVNVIAQPLTSYNSIDMHQLKSDHFSFVPFRKSFDEVGIGEASTAREPSIASGTCEELRERPQLHHVAHDQLLHHHQHQQQVHHEQQQHQHGQSHHQQQIATAASFHISRPSHPISTIISPPPLHHTGTSIILDQDAYHVSRSIMLQNEHFQQQQQQQQQQQQQHHKQMGGRSASGLEELIMACTSSSNVKEESSSMANPQEAEWMKYSSFWPDPDNPDHHG, encoded by the exons ATGAACAAGAGTAATATCAGAAGCTCTGATCTCATTGATGCCAAGCTTGAAGAACACCAGATGTGTGGATCGAAGCAGTGCCCCGGTTGTGGACACAAACTTGAAGGAAAGCCG GACTGGTTAGGTCTACCAGCAGGAGTGAAATTTGACCCAACAGACCAAGAACTGATTGAACACCTTGAAGCAAAGGTAGAAGCCAAAGACACAAAGTCTCACCCTTTGATTGATGAGTTCATTCCTACCATTGAAGGAGAAGATGGCATTTGTTACACCCATCCTGAAAAACTTCCTG GAGTGACTAGAGATGGGTTGAGCAGGCACTTCTTCCACAGACCCTCCAAGGCTTACACAACCGGGACAAGAAAGAGGCGAAAAATCCAAACAGAATGTGACCACTTGCAAGCCGGCGGGGAGACACGGTGGCACAAGACCGGCAAAACCAGGCCGGTGATGGTGAATGGCAAGCAAAAAGGGTGCAAGAAAATCCTGGTCCTCTACACAAACTTTGGGAAGAATCGAAAACCAGAGAAGACAAACTGGGTGATGCACCAGTACCATCTGGGCCAGCacgaggaggagaaggaagggGAGCTCGTAGTTTCGAAGATATTCTATCAGACGCAGCCGAGACAATGCAACTGGTCGTCCGAGAGAACAAGTGCTGCAAGTGCAAGTTTAACTGGTGAAGGAAGTAGTGATTTGAGAAGAGATAGTGGTGGTAGTGGGAGTTGTACTTCTTCTAAGGAAATAATAGTATCCCATAATACTCATCTTCGGGATCAGCATGATCAAATGtccgcagcagcagcagctcaAGTTAATGTCATTGCTCAGCCATTAACAAGTTACAATTCCATAGATATGCATCAGTTGAAGTCCGACCATTTCAGCTTTGTCCCATTCAGAAAAAGCTTCGATGAG GTGGGGATAGGAGAGGCTTCAACGGCAAGGGAACCCAGCATTGCATCTGGCACGTGCGAAGAGCTGCGTGAGAGACCACAGCTTCATCATGTGGCACATGATCAACTGCTACATCATCACCAACATCAACAACAAGTACACCATGAGCAACAGCAACATCAGCATGGCCAATCACATCATCAACAACAAATAGCAACGGCGGCCAGCTTTCACATCAGTCGGCCTTCACACCCCATTTCCACAATCATCTCTCCGCCTCCTCTTCATCACACCGGCACCTCCATCATTCTCGATCAGGATGCGTACCATGTCTCCCGATCAATAATGCTCCAAAACGAACATTTCCAG cagcaacaacaacagcagcaacagcagcaacaacaacatcaTAAACAGATGGGAGGGAGGTCAGCATCTGGCTTGGAGGAGCTCATAATGGCCTGCACTTCATCGAGTAATGTCAAAGAA GAGTCATCATCCATGGCAAACCCTCAAGAGGCAGAGTGGATGAAGTACTCTTCATTCTGGCCTGACCCTGACAACCCAGATCATCATGGATAG